atttatattaatattttctgtattaataTTTAACATAGGGAAGTCTTAGCActtcttttgagaattttctgTGCAACTCATCAACTTCTGTCCAGTAAGTCGAATTATTTCTAGCACTTCTGTTTTtgataatgtgaaaaaaataaatctttatgatTTTCTAGGGACCCTGTGAAAAATCAGTTTAAAACCAAAGACAGTTTTAAGTGCAGAGATACTGCCAAGtgttatttcagttttcatttaagattgtattttggGAATGGTAAAATCAAACATCGCCTGGGCATTTGCATGCTTAAGGTAGGATCATGAGGGCCTGAGAACATGAATGGTGTTGCTTGGCTATCTACTAATTCAGTGGCAAGACAAATACTTACATAAATGCATAAAAGtccttaaaatattagaaatgcagaactattgtttatttttaatttttattaaagacttattcatgatagacatagaaaaagggggggggggtgtgcagagacacaggcagaggagatgcaggctccatgccgggagcctgacgcaggacttgatccccggattccaggatcatgtcccgggtcaaaggcaggcgctaaactgctgagccacccagggatcctctgtttcttttattgtaaAAAGAGTAACAAAACGTATGTTGAAGTCAGAATAAAGGTATATTGTGGTGAGATATGGAATCTCTGCTGCTTGGGCAGATTATATATGAAGTTACGTGGTAGGGTGAAATATGGCTTGCTGAAATACTCAGGTCCGATTCCATGGAACCCAAAAATGTTACTTTCTGTTTTGCAAATGGAACTTTGTAGATGTGAGTAAGTGAAAGATagtgagatggggagattatcctggataatTGTGGTTGGCCCTAGACGTCAAAGTGCCCTTTGGGGGcaagcagagggaagcagagggaaattTGAATACAAAAGCAAACGACAATGTGACAACTGAAGCAGGATGCTgtactgctggctttgaagatggaggcagaCGCCCTGAGTTAAGGAATGTGAAGAATTCAGCTCTAGAAGCTGGAGAAGGTAAGGAAATGGATTCTACCCTAGAGCTTTCAAAGGTCATGCAATCCTGTCCACAGCTTGGTTTTCGCAGGTGAAACTGATTTCGATTTATGGCctaaaagagaataaatgtgcattgttttaagccaccaagtttgtggcaatttgttacagcagccagaggAAGCTAACACAGGTGAAGAGTAGTCTTGTATAACCTTTTGTCAAGAGCTGACAAACACTCCAAGAAAACTTAAGCCTTTTTCACAGAGAACAGAACCAACTCTGTGATTGCTTCAATGTAATATTTGATTCTGAAGGACCCAGGAGCTCTTTCTGAAAATCTTGTAAACAGACCTGTCAGAACTGAAccagatttggaaaaaaaattaaaacacatttggTTGTTTTCAGATCCTCTTTTTAACGAACCTTCTGTAGCTTTCTGTGTGCATTCGGGTTTCATCCTTCAACATCATCTGTCACATTCTGAAACAACACGTCACTTTACTCCAAAACAGAAACACTCTGTTTTACTCTTAATcggtcaaacaaacaaaaaacccatgtTCATTGTCTTGAAACTCCTAGTGGAGTctcattcatgtattttaattataactTTTAAGCAAAATCACTTGTATTTTACAGTGAAATATAGGATGAGTAATTGTGAACTTCTTTCATGTTAGCAATTGGGCAGATTTCACAAAACCACACCTATCCCAACTTTACTTGGCCACATACTTCCCTTATACAACTTCTCAATGTGGCAAAATGAATAGGTGCATTGGCAGGCTGAAAAATGTAACCTCTTTGTAGCATATACAGATATGAAGCAAAAGTATATGAGCTAAAATTATGCTTACTTATCAGTGTTTCAACACTctatcttaaaaattatctagGTATCGAATGCCCATTAACTCTACTGGTCTAAAGTTAAACATTATCTAGAAATCTTGAAAATTATCTTCAAGCTGATATACTatgaattattattatactaTGAATTATTGCTTTGTAGAAAGACAAGATTGTCAACAAAAAGTTTGTCAAAACAGTGATTCGATTTggttaattataaatttatataattcataATCTTAACATATGTGTAATATTAATTCATGTGATCAGAAAATTTATAAGCTTAGGAAAAACCTACCTGAGTAGTAAATGTATATTTGTGTTATAGTTAAACTGATGAAAGAGCAAGGGCTTAGTTGTTTTCATTAAATCCAAACTATTAAGCTAAGCCCTGTTTGCCAAAGATTTACTTAAATTAGATGAATTAGATTTCTTAAAATAGTTGTGATTTGGTTTGTGGGAgtatatatattgtttaaatCTAGCTCATTTAAAGTGTCATAGTTCAATTTTTCAAGGAAATTTGGAAATACTcgatttatgtaaataaatatctagaaatgccagttattggggcacctgggtggctctgctcattaagcatctgcctttggctcaggtcacaatcccagtgtcctgggattgagcaggACAGCCCTGtgtccttgggctccctgcttagtggagagtctgctattccctctccctttgccttccttccccatcccctgctTGCGCTTGCTCTCTTGTgctctttcaaatagataaataaaatctttaaaaaaaagagaaatgccaGTTAGAGCTCCACTAATTTAAGCAACGTTGTGATCTGTTAATATCATCCAGGGGTAAGAAAACATTGTACACTCACACAGAGGTGAAGACCTTTCTGAGTTTCACAGAGACATATAGGCACAGAGAAACAGAGTTTATAGCTTCAGTCCTATAATTTCAGCCATGGGTCAAGTATAAACCAGAAACAGAAAATCCTATCAGTCCAGATATCAAAAAACTAGTCTCCTCTCAAAGGGTATGAAATTCTCAATTGATTTGAATCAACAAAGACGAGAAAATGGGATTCTCTTTGTCCTTTGACCCAACTGAGACTAGGTCTCTGTGGACCCATTTTGAGAGATCTCCACATGGTTAGATCCTAAAACCAAATTCTCAACCATTTTTGTTAACAATGGAAATAACTTACTGGCTGTAAGTGAACAAAAATGcaacagaaacacagagagaagaaaattacaattattaaaaatttaaattagaaaaacgAAGTCAACAAAGTAGGTACTTTGGATTCACCTAGAAGAAACAAGACACTTCTGGGTATCAACTGAGAATTAGGTACACTTCAGTATCTATGAATTTTTACCTGGGTCTGACAGGTGAACATACTAGGCATATCAATGTGACCTCCAAaacagaagatattttttttgagagagagagagagagagagagagagggagggaggagttgGGAggactggagggagagagagaatattaagcaggcttcacagagcctgacacagggctgagTCTCATCAACCTGAGATCATAAACTAAGCCAAATTcgtccaggtgcccccagaagatattttcaaacagTAAAATCATGACCAGTAGACAGAGATGAAATGGAAATGTTAAAAGTTTCTTTTGACTCTTGAGGAATTGGCAGATGTTGTAATTAATTCCAAAGAGAatctgaagaatataaaaatattgataatatttaaatgtgtaaatgagggaaaattggttttgttttggacCTCTACTGGACAGCATTCAGTATGTCTGTTGGTGACTAACAGTTTATAAAGGGCTGTAAAAGAGCTCAAGACAATGCAAGGCTAAAATCAGATAACTAGGAGTGGAGTATCCTAAAGACAGGGCAGTGTTTACATTGaaacattcatttccttttttatgctaGACTATTAAAGTCAAGTAGAAAACATTCCCTCATACAGAGGATCCAATCAACAGGGAGGCCAGGTTTCTGTCATAGATGTTTCCAGGGCAGTCGTGATGAGGCCCCAGTGACCCCGATGACATCACAATGTGAGTTGTCATAAAGCTGACTCCCAGTGACCTCCAGTCACTGACCAGTGCGGCCCACAGTGAACAGGAGTGAGCACTGGTATCCTGACAGACCAAGGCCAGTGGGATCGTTGGGCTGGGCTGATCAGGACCAAACGCAGCCACCAACATGTCTGGAGACAGAGGCCACGGGCATTCCCGTAGACCGAGGAGGCACGGCATGTCCCGCTCCAGAAGAGCCGAGCTGCAGTTCCCCGTCAGCCGCGTGGACCGCCTCCTGCGCGAGGGTTGCTACGCCCACCGCTTAAGCTCGTCCACACCTGTGTTCCTGGCCGGCATCCTAGAGTACCTGACATCCAACATCCTGGAGCTCGCGGGCCAGGAGGCCCGCAACAGCCACAAGATGCGCATCACCCCTGAGCACGTGCAGAAGGCCCTGGGCAACAACCAGTACCTGAGCCAACTCTTTGAGAACACCTACTcccggggtggggatggggtggccCAGGCCAGGAAGTGGTGAGGCCCCAGCGCCGGGGCCAATGGCCTCATCTAGTTGCCAGAGCGGCACGCAGATGAGGGGGGCCTGCTCCTCTGGGGGCACCAGCCATTAAAGGGTTGAAGCCCAGGGCCGTGCCTCTGACTAGTTTCTGTCCTTCCGAGTCGGCGGGGTCTGTGAGACACCCAGGAGGAGATCTCCtgtggggagtggagggaggaaggggtgatCAGTGTGGGAGGCTGCAGTCCAGTGTTTCAGGGAGCGGTTTCTCTGGGGACTGCTTGGGGGGAAAGGCCTTGGGGGGAGTAGCTGGCTGCAGAGGAGAGATTTCCTCACAGTCTCTGAGCCAGTCGAGGCCTGCGGGCTGAGAGGTTGGCAGCGGGTGGGGGGCTTCCCAGGCATGTTGAGTTCCCAGAACCATGGTGGTAACTGGGGAGGTCCCGAAGCTCATGACTGAGGTGCCAGGAGCCTTATTCATGAGAAGGGAACGTGTAGAAGTCAGGAGGTGATGGCAGTGTGGGTGGATGGAGAGGGTGGCAGAGCAGTTGACGTGAACTTGATGGCATGAGCTTTACGTGAAGATTGAGGGGCGATGGGGAACCCATGAAGAGGTATACAGAGTGGAACGGTGCTCAGATTGATTTCATTCACTGATACCCTGCCTCATTCCAAAAAAGGATGTAAGATAATATTAGAGCTGTGATAACGTTTGTGGAGTATGTCCTTGTGTCCTCTCCTGTGGATACTGGTATGTTCATTAGTAACATCAAAGGTATTATCTGTCCTAAGACTTGCAATCCTAGAAGTTCTTAATGATTATTAATAATTGATTGATtcgagaggaaggggagggaggagga
The Vulpes vulpes isolate BD-2025 chromosome X, VulVul3, whole genome shotgun sequence genome window above contains:
- the H2AL3 gene encoding histone H2A-like 3 encodes the protein MSGDRGHGHSRRPRRHGMSRSRRAELQFPVSRVDRLLREGCYAHRLSSSTPVFLAGILEYLTSNILELAGQEARNSHKMRITPEHVQKALGNNQYLSQLFENTYSRGGDGVAQARKW